AGGGGTTTCAACTGTTGTAGGAATAAAGCTTAACAGAAGAGAAGAGAATCTTACTGAGCATATATAACTCCAGATGCTATTTCGTGTGAATCTCTACAATATCGCCTTCCTTTAGCACGTACTTTAATCCGACCTTCCTGCCGCTGAATTTAGTCTTGTCAAAAATCCTTGCGAAAGCAAAGTTGCTGACAAAGTCTTTATGTATTTCCTTTGCAAAATGCTTTACCGTCGAGCCGCGCTTCAGGACCACGGGCACTTCTTCAACCTTGTTGTTTCTTTTTGTGTATGCGCGGATTAAGTTCAGGCTTTCCCAGAGTTCTGCTTTAAGGTCATCCAGCCCATAGCCAAGCTTTACGGAAATTTTCACCCTGCTTGGGGAACTTGAAGTGTCAAGCTTTGTCGCGGCAAAGAGGGTTTTTGTGCGGATGTTTCTTTTTTTTAGGAATTCCTCAAGCTTTTGCTTTTCTTCCCGGCTGGTGTGGAGCGCAAGTATGAGGTCACAGCTATAGAGGATTGAGAGCTGAGTGCTATCAAAGGTCGATGGGATTTCCACAAGCTGTATGTTTGCGCCGCCCAGGTTCATCATTGCAACCTCCGGCTCAATAGTGGTAAACTCCTTGTCGCTTATTGCAACTTCTTTTCCGGTAAGGGCCTTAAGAAGCGAACTCTTGCCTGAGTTTGTGAAGCCGATTATGCAGACCTGCGCGTCCCCGGTTTTTTCAACTCCCCTCGATTTTCCTCCCTTTTTAGACCCTTGCGAGTCCGAGCGGAGTTTGGCGAGCTTTCTTTTTAGCTGCGCGAGGGCATTTTCAGTTCCCTTGTGCTTAGGCATCTCCCTAATCATCTCCTCAAGGCAGGCGATTTTTTCCTCAGGGCTTGTTGCTTTCAGAAACCTCTCTTCGGCGGCATAGTACTTTGGGCCTGCGTTTATTGGCATGTTATCATAATTGAATCAATATTTGGAAAAATAGCCAATAATTTTATGAAAATCATTAACCGAAGCAAAATTAAGCCCCTGGAGAACGCCTGCGAGGTGTTGCAGGAGATGCACCCTTCAGCCAACCTGAGTATGTCTTATGCAACCATTACAAAAGGATCAAAGCCCCATAAGCACCTGCTGATGGAAGAGGTTTATTATATCGTTAAAGGCAAGGCGAAAATGAAAATTGGCTCTAAGATTTTTGAGATAAAGGCGGAGATATAATTCCAATACCGAAAGGGAAATACCACAATATTGAATCTGTTGATTCTGCAATTGAGCTTGTGGTTGTGACTCACCCAAGGTTTGACCCAAAGGATTTGTTTTACTAGAGAGGATTATTTCTTCTCAAAAAATCTCTGGAGGTACGCTTCAGCCAGGCCCCGCCACTTTCCCCAAAGCCTCCAGCTTTCCTCTTCAAAGTCTTTATTAATCCCGTACCTTTGGCGCATGATTTTCTCGGTCAGGCAGTCGATATAGAATGCGGAATAGTTCCTTTTCTGGAATATCTCATAAAGCTGGACCGAGTAGGGCCCGATGCCTCTGATTGCCTGCAGGTCTTTTTTTCCAAAGTCTTTTGCAAGCGTAGCCAAGAACGGAACTTTGTATCCCAGGCCCATTCCTTCAAGATTACTTTCGGTGAATTTTTTGGGGTCGAAGTTTAGCTTGAGGTAAACCTCCAGCATTTTCCTGCGGTAATTCTTATATGAATTGTTCTGAGATATTATTGCGCCGACAAGCGCCTCAAAGTCAGAAAATGCCGAAAAAATCCGGGTGGTTTCTATCCTATCGATATAGTCCTTGAGCACAGGGTCGTCTCGGCATATCTCGTGAAATTCCTTAAGGTTTTCATCAAGCCCCAGGCAGAACCTTATCCTTTCAAGAAGTCCTTTTTCATTGCTTAGGTCTCTGCTGCTCTCAATTTCAAGGCATTTTTCGTTTTCTCTGAAGCTAAGCTCTGCGGTCTTTCTGTCAAAAAGAACTTTTCTTCGGGGAGTTTCTTCATAGAAGAAATAAAAGAGCCCCGATTTGAAGGTCTTCATGAAGTCAATCCTTTTTGCATTCAGCTTAACTATCATTATATTTGTCAGCGGGTAGATATATTATGGCGGCAAAAGGCGTTGAGCTCCCCACCAATGCAATAATTGTATTGTCTTTGGGACTGATTGTCATGGTCCTGTTTGTGTTTTTCTCTGGCAAAAATGTCTCGAATGTGGATGCTATGCAGGCTAAAAATGCCTTTGAGCAGGGCTGCCAGCAGCTAAAAACATTATATCAGTGCGACTCGACCAAGCTGTCTCAGGTCAAGACCAGTTATACTGTGGATGGACAGCAAAAGAACCTTCTGGAGGTGTGCCACATAGCATTCAGTGACCCTTTTATGTCTGGCATAAAATGCAAGAATGCCTGCCTGGCATGCGGCAAGAAAGTTTATGATGGAAGCCCTTGTGAAGACGATTCTGATTGTCAGTCACCAACGACGCAGGGATGGAGTTGTGATGGGGCTAAGAAGTGCATTCCGGCAAGCGTTTCTGGCAGCCGAGTTTCAGTTCCTGACTGCAGACAATCTGTAAATTGCCCTTCTTCCTGCACAAAGGGATGCAAACTCGATGCTGCGAGAACTGGATGTGAATGCAACTAGGCCTGGTTGCTCGTTGTGTCATATCAACCCAGGTAGCTGTTAGCAGGTAATATCCGAAGCAGCACCAAGCTATATTAATAAGTCATCCTACAATACATTATGAGCTTAAGGCATGTTCTTGCAATTGCCCTTGTAGTATTAATGCCTCTCTGTTTTGCTGGCGATTCTGCAGCCACTCAGGATGCGATTCAGTTTGATATAGCAAATGCCTATTCCGAGCCGCTTACGGGAACCATTAAGGTTTTTCTCCAGGGGCCCATTTCCAAGACCACCATTACTTCTGAATGCCTTGCATTCAACGGGCTTTCTTCAGATACTCTGGTAGTTCCAAAAGGGGGCTATAAGATTCTTGTCCCCCTAGCTGAGCTCACCTTTGCTGAATCGGGAACGTACCAGGTATCATTTGAATACTCCTTTGTTGTCGGATCTGGAACTGAAACACGGAAAATTACTGGAGTGGTGCAGGTTGACCCCGAGTATGTTCAGTCAAAGATTTCAACCTGTGCAAGTCTGGGGGGTACTTGTCGGCTTGGTTGTGCCACCGGTGAGACCCCCCATTCTGAAAAACTTGATTGTAGTTCAATAAATAAGTGCTGCATTCCTTCTGGAGAGGATTCTGGCGATGATGACTTTTTGGACCTAGGCACCCATGTGGGTGAGCAGTTGCCTCTTGACGTGACGAACCCCGAAGAACTGGCGCGGCTTTGGGGAATAAAGGTAATTGTTAAAAACGAGGGTGGCGTTCCAATATCGGGCCACTTGGAGTGGTCAGTAAAGCCAAAGGGGCAGGATGCTTTCCAGGACGTGACCTCCAGGTGCTCTGTAACCAAAAGCGAGGGTGTGGTGGATATTGGTGAGTCTACTCTTGAAGACATTTCGGCAGCTGTTGATATTGCAAAAGGCGATTATGTGCAGCTTGGCTGTGGTTATCCGTTTATCCCAACCCCCCCACATACAGGTCCCCACACAGTCCGTGTCAAGTTTGTTGGCGAGCGTGCTGATGGCGTGAAATTGGAGAGCGAGGCAAAAATAATTGATTACGCTATTGACCGTATGGATGTTTCCTACGGCGAGCGAAAAGACTGCTCTGGGGATTTCCAGGGCACTTGCAGGCCATTTTACTTTGGCTGTAATCTGGCAGAGGAGGTTAGAAAAGAAGGGTACTTCTCAGACTGCAACAGAGTTACGGAGTACTGCTGTGTTTCAAAAGAAAGCTACGTCCCGACAGAGGATGCACGAACCGTCGTTCTTGTTGTAGGCCTGAAGTGGGAGATTTGCACGGACGGAATTGATAATGATGATGATGATGACACTGATTGCGCGGACAGCGACTGCTGGGGGCTTAAAGGCCCTGGGGGGGCAACCTGCTGCTCGAAGCTTGTCCACTGCACGTTTGCTGATGACCCTTGCCGGATTGAGAGTTGCGATAGCCCTGAGGACTTGTATGGTGCTGAGCGGTACAATTTGGTTTCTGATGGGGGTGCTTTCCCCCCGGCACCTGAGCCGACCTACACCTGCCAGGTTGGGCGCCTTGAGCCGTGCGACCCGGGTGAATGTGGCGTTTCCCAGATTTGCTATGGTGAGGTTAGGGTTTGCA
This sequence is a window from Candidatus Aenigmatarchaeota archaeon. Protein-coding genes within it:
- a CDS encoding TGS domain-containing protein; this translates as MPINAGPKYYAAEERFLKATSPEEKIACLEEMIREMPKHKGTENALAQLKRKLAKLRSDSQGSKKGGKSRGVEKTGDAQVCIIGFTNSGKSSLLKALTGKEVAISDKEFTTIEPEVAMMNLGGANIQLVEIPSTFDSTQLSILYSCDLILALHTSREEKQKLEEFLKKRNIRTKTLFAATKLDTSSSPSRVKISVKLGYGLDDLKAELWESLNLIRAYTKRNNKVEEVPVVLKRGSTVKHFAKEIHKDFVSNFAFARIFDKTKFSGRKVGLKYVLKEGDIVEIHTK